A region of the Micropterus dolomieu isolate WLL.071019.BEF.003 ecotype Adirondacks unplaced genomic scaffold, ASM2129224v1 contig_2768, whole genome shotgun sequence genome:
ACTTTCCCACCTTTAGCAATATTTGTATCTAGGCAGagtcataaaatgttttatttaagatAGTTTGAGAAATTCATACTTAGTATTACATGGTTTGATCTGACCGAAGCCATTAAAGAACAGTCAGCATGTTTATTTGAACGTATACTGTCATTATCTGCTCAGAGGCATCTATTGGACACTATAGATGGTACAAATCAGCAGTTGGATCAGTGTTACCTGAAGGCTGACCAGTGACCTCCACCTCACACAGTGTCAGGTATTCTTGTCTTCCAGGAATCACAATGTTTACATAACGGCCTTCCATTCCATTACAAAAAAAGGTTTGTGAGGCCCCAGCAGCGATAGATGAGATCACTGCACATCTGATGAATAAGAAATCACaagtatttgtaaaataattttaccAAGTGAATGTTATGCATAGATCTCAGCAGTCGTTGTATTTACATACTGTTGATGTTATGGTGAATCATTACTGTTCGGAAATGATGTAGATCTCAAGTGCACTAATTTCCTCTAACTTACACAACAAACGTTAAATGCTCAAACCTAATCAAAGACACAAAGGTCTGTTACCTGGGATTAGCATTGCGGTTGTCGATGATGGAATTTCCGATGCGGATCTCAGCACCATTGAGCCTTTCGGGGCAACAATCTTTTCTGTTGGTGATTGTGACGGTGTTGATGTTGTACGTTTTCAGGAGGTCCAGACTCCACCATGGATTTTgatccttttgtgtgtgtgtacaggaacCCTCTGGCCAGTTGCTAGCA
Encoded here:
- the LOC123964473 gene encoding fucolectin-1-like, whose protein sequence is TNIAKGGKATQSSLFENAVPERAVDGNRASNWPEGSCTHTQKDQNPWWSLDLLKTYNINTVTITNRKDCCPERLNGAEIRIGNSIIDNRNANPRCAVISSIAAGASQTFFCNGMEGRYVNIVIPGRQEYLTLCEVEVTGQPSDTNIAK